AGGAGTTCCTTTTGCTTGAATGGATTAAGGGTAAAAAATATTCAGACGGCCTTGGGAATGACAAGGCCGTCTGAACGTTTATCTTTGTTTAATGCTGATGGAAGCGCGTTTTGCCGCTTCGCTGTTGGGGAAGCTTTGTATCAGTTTGCGCCATGTGCTGCGGGCGATGTCTTTTTGTTGCAGTTTGTATTGGCACTGGCCGATGCTGTACATGGCATCGGGAGCTTGAGGGCTGTTGCGGAATCGATTAGCGTAGCGGTTACCGATTTCGATAACGGATTCGCAGTTACCCAGACGTTGTTGGCTTTGCAGGAGCAGGTACATATTGCGGCGGGCAATTTCGCTGCCGTTGCCGCCGTCTGCCTCTTTCAAAATGGCCACTGCGGCGGAGAAGTTGTTGCGTTGGTAGTATTTTTGCGCCTGATTATAAAGGCGCAGTTCGTTTTGTGCGGCTGAGTCTGTTTCAGACAGCACGCTGCCGCCATTGGCCAAATAGTTCATTTTCAGCTTGCGGTCGTCTAATCGCTGGGCTTGGGGTTTGGAAGCCGAAGTAGTCGGACGTTTGATGTTTCGTTGTTGTTCCAATGTGTGCAAGCGTTGATTTAATTCTTCAACCGTGCGTTCCAGTCGGGCGATTTGTATGCCCAAGTGGTCAATCTGGGTTTGTGCGTCCAAACGTGGATAGGGAATATTTTTTTCATGCAAAGGCTCACGCGGAATATCCGGCAGGACAAAGTTGGGATTGTCGGCAGGTTGGGGAGGATGGGAAACGGCGCACGATGCGGCCAATAGAGTAAGCGGCAAAAGAAACAGGGAATGTGATAATGTTTTCATCGGATTGTGTCGTTTTATTTTTTTAGTAGCAATGTCAAACCGTCGCCGACAGGCAGGGTAATGGGAATAATGCGTGTATCGTGCGGCAGATTTTGGTTGAAATGGCGCAGGATATCCAAGCTGGGCGGATCATTTTCAGCAGCTTCATTCATGACGCGCCCACCCAATAAGATATTGTCGATGGCAATCACGCCGCCGCTCCGTACCAGTTGCAAACAGCGTTCGAAATATCTCGGCGTAGGAGGTTTGTCGGCATCAATAAGTGCCAAGTCGTAGCTTTCCGATTCGCCTTGCGCAATCAAATCGTCCAAAGTCAGCAAAGCCGGTTGCAGATGAAGCG
This genomic interval from Neisseria flavescens contains the following:
- a CDS encoding tetratricopeptide repeat protein; amino-acid sequence: MKTLSHSLFLLPLTLLAASCAVSHPPQPADNPNFVLPDIPREPLHEKNIPYPRLDAQTQIDHLGIQIARLERTVEELNQRLHTLEQQRNIKRPTTSASKPQAQRLDDRKLKMNYLANGGSVLSETDSAAQNELRLYNQAQKYYQRNNFSAAVAILKEADGGNGSEIARRNMYLLLQSQQRLGNCESVIEIGNRYANRFRNSPQAPDAMYSIGQCQYKLQQKDIARSTWRKLIQSFPNSEAAKRASISIKQR